The segment CCAGTGCCAGAAGGGGGCATGGATAAATTTTAATTGTTTATTACCCAGGCTGATGGTTTCTCCGTCCTCAACCAGCTTTCCTTTAAAATCCTTATGGAGGATATTTTTGAGAAGATATGCCGCTGTTCTTGTTGACAGGATTTTGGCATTGGGGGTCTCTTTCAGCAAATCAGCCAGCGCACCGGAATGGTCCATCTCGGTATGGTTAACAACGATGTACTGTATATCTTCCAGGTCTATTAACGATTTGAGTTTCTCTATATGTTCTTTGGTAAATTTTTGATGGACAGAGTCAATGAGCGTGGGTTTGTCAGCCTTGATGAGGTAAGAATTATATGTGGTTCCAAAACGTGTGGGAAAGATCACATCAAAGACCCTCAGTGTTGCACTTAGTACTCCGACCCAGTGGATATTTTTTTTGATTTCTAATGTCTGCATAACGGATCACCTCATTCTCATTTTTACAAAATTCATTAAACCACCCGCCTGGATAATCTCCTGCATCTCCTGTGGGAACGGTTCAAATTTAAATTTTTTTTGTGAAGTATGATTAATAATTTCAGCGGTTGAAAGGCTGATTTCTACTTCATCACCTTCTTTTATCTGTTCTGCAGCTTCTGGACATTCAAAAATAGGCAGGCCAATATTGATGGCATTCCTGAAGAAGATGCGTGCAAACGATTTTGCAATGACACAGGAAAGCCCCGCTGCCTTAATGGATATGGGCGCATGTTCACGTGAAGAACCGCAGCCGAAATTGTCTCCGGCCACAATAATATCGTCCTTTTTTGCCTTTTTCATAAAATCCGGATCGGCATC is part of the Candidatus Jettenia sp. AMX2 genome and harbors:
- the leuD gene encoding 3-isopropylmalate dehydratase small subunit translates to MKGKCWKFGNNINTDEIIPARYLNTTDTKELAIHCMEDADPDFMKKAKKDDIIVAGDNFGCGSSREHAPISIKAAGLSCVIAKSFARIFFRNAINIGLPIFECPEAAEQIKEGDEVEISLSTAEIINHTSQKKFKFEPFPQEMQEIIQAGGLMNFVKMRMR